The following are encoded in a window of Cucurbita pepo subsp. pepo cultivar mu-cu-16 chromosome LG12, ASM280686v2, whole genome shotgun sequence genomic DNA:
- the LOC111807798 gene encoding uncharacterized protein LOC111807798: MAPNPRVLKAFRAMKDIGISEDKTKPVLKKLLKLYDKNWELIEEENYRVLADSIFDEEDSKAIEEKKCQNSQVEDFGEEVQAPDEPERPLKRLRLRGQETQVDGMALKKPKLEEDVFPETCPKQQMQLSGSKRSETDPSSSRRVDKGKEPVSPHVVARVKKSSLERPSAAVRIKEPGAESGAKNSRVRASGAQALLKPKDEPFTDDTFTNEMPIAAIHPVSLCSRALFAVCFHVSYGVAGTFVLWIGINMAPNPRVLKAFRAMKDIGISEDKTKPVLKKLLKLYDKNWELIEEENYRVLADSIFDEEDSKAIEEKKCQNSQVEDFGEEVQAPDEPERPLKRLRLRGQETQVDGMALKKPKLEEDVFPETCPKQQMQLSGSKRSETDPSSSRRVDKGKEPVSPHVVARVKKSSLERPSAAVRIKEPGAESGAKNSRVRASGAQALLKPKDEPFTDDTFTNEMPIAAIHPDSSRKEVYSIANDSVRKPDGQVAQASLPSDGSNKSDGTETSCKKITGSELATVTEEVHPNLEIASSPLGEVKISLSCXVSYGVAGTFVLWIGINMAPNPRVLKAFRAMKDIGISEDKTKPVLKKLLKLYDKNWELIEEENYRVLADSIFDEEDSKAIEEKKCQNSQVEDFGEEVQAPDEPERPLKRLRLRGQETQVDGMALKKPKLEEDVFPETCPKQQMQLSGSKRSETDPSSSRRVDKGKEPVSPHVVARVKKSSLERPSAAVRIKEPGAESGAKNSRVRASGAQALLKPKDEPFTDDTFTNEMPIAAIHPDSSRKEVYSIANDSVRKPDGQVAQASLPSDGSNKSDGTETSCKKITGSELATVTEEVHPNLEIASSPLGEVKISLSCDSAFGRPDFHMPSRDAVIKYMEEKCLQSYKIIDPTFSVMKLLSDMCECFLELGTDSPDEQQEGSISRIPLLDVMKNSDPIYNPGDVANEGDLNHLLTSVNEPVSPVSDREFASQVPSILESSSVSNDQAIHDASQSSKEMPNGHSEDVARKEXRLIFTLLVVLILAAFVFVNDRWKILGKRFRRLMSRNLEAANPHNLMVISPSQQATDDLSFSHDVDDITKGEERVQIPWVNEINKEHPPFFHYIPRSLIFQSAFVNFSLSLIGNDNCCESCFGNCLTSSVPCACARETGDNYAYTPEGLVKEDVLEEWISLARDSQGNHQFYCKECPLERSKNDDCLEPCKGHLERKLIKECWSKCGCSKHCGNRVVQRGITRKLQVFFTSEGKGWGLRTLEDLPKGSFVCEYAGEILTISEMYHRKVQNTKNGKHTDPVLLDAFWNKEEPFKEEKALCLDATNFGNVARFINHRCFDANLVDAAVEIETPDHHNYHLALFTTRKIDAMEELTWDYGIDFDDLDHPVKPFLCQCGSKFCRNMKRSSRSKSASSMR; the protein is encoded by the exons ATGGCACCGAATCCTCGGGTTTTGAAGGCTTTTCGTGCAATGAAGGATATTGGGATCAGTGAAGACAAGACAAAACCCGTCTTAAAGAAACTTCTGAAATTGTATGATAAGAACTGGGAACttattgaagaagagaacTATAGAGTTCTTGCAGATTCTATATTTGACGAGGAAGATAGTAAG GCTatagaggaaaagaaatgtCAGAATTCTCAA GTGGAAGATTTTGGGGAAGAGGTTCAGGCGCCTGATGAGCCGGAACGCCCTCTGAAAAGGTTGCGCTTAAGAGGCCAAGAAACCCAGGTGGATGGGATGGCTTTAAAAAAGCCCAAATTGGAAGAGGACGTGTTTCCTGAAACATGTCCCAAACAGCAGATGCAGTTAAGTGGGTCTAAGAGATCTGAAACTGATCCAAGTTCTTCTCGTCGTGTAGACAAAGGGAAGGAACCTGTATCACCACATGTGGTTGCAAGAGTGAAAAAATCCAGCTTAGAGAGACCATCTGCTGCTGTGCGTATTAAGGAACCAGGGGCTGAATCAGGTGCCAAAAATTCCAGAGTGAGGGCATCTGGGGCTCAAGCACTACTCAAGCCTAAAGATGAGCCATTTACAGATGATACATTTACAAATGAGATGCCTATTGCTGCGATTCATCCAG tttctttgtgttcaagGGCCTTGTTTGCTGTGTGTTTTCATGTTTCATACGGCGTAGCAG GCACCTTTGTCCTTTGGATCGGAATAAATATGGCACCGAATCCTCGGGTTTTGAAGGCTTTTCGTGCAATGAAGGATATTGGGATCAGTGAAGACAAGACAAAACCCGTCTTAAAGAAACTTCTGAAATTGTATGATAAGAACTGGGAACttattgaagaagagaacTATAGAGTTCTTGCAGATTCTATATTTGACGAGGAAGATAGTAAG GCTatagaggaaaagaaatgtCAGAATTCTCAA GTGGAAGATTTTGGGGAAGAGGTTCAGGCGCCTGATGAGCCGGAACGCCCTCTGAAAAGGTTGCGCTTAAGAGGCCAAGAAACCCAGGTGGATGGGATGGCTTTAAAAAAGCCCAAATTGGAAGAGGACGTGTTTCCTGAAACATGTCCCAAACAGCAGATGCAGTTAAGTGGGTCTAAGAGATCTGAAACTGATCCAAGTTCTTCTCGTCGTGTAGACAAAGGGAAGGAACCTGTATCACCACATGTGGTTGCAAGAGTGAAAAAATCCAGCTTAGAGAGACCATCTGCTGCTGTGCGTATTAAGGAACCAGGGGCTGAATCAGGTGCCAAAAATTCCAGAGTGAGGGCATCTGGGGCTCAAGCACTACTCAAGCCTAAAGATGAGCCATTTACAGATGATACATTTACAAATGAGATGCCTATTGCTGCGATTCATCCAG ATTCTTCAAGAAAAGAAGTTTATTCCATTGCAAATGATTCAGTTAGGAAGCCGGATGGCCAAGTTGCTCAAGCATCACTTCCTTCAGATGGAAGTAACAAAAGTGATGGTACGGAGACCTCATGTAAGAAGATTACAGGCAGTGAGCTGGCAACTGTCACGGAAGAAGTACATCCTAACTTAGAGATTGCATCGTCGCCCCTAGGAGAGGTAAAAATTTCTTTGAGCTGCGNTGTTTCATACGGCGTAGCAG GCACCTTTGTCCTTTGGATCGGAATAAATATGGCACCGAATCCTCGGGTTTTGAAGGCTTTTCGTGCAATGAAGGATATTGGGATCAGTGAAGACAAGACAAAACCCGTCTTAAAGAAACTTCTGAAATTGTATGATAAGAACTGGGAACttattgaagaagagaacTATAGAGTTCTTGCAGATTCTATATTTGACGAGGAAGATAGTAAG GCTatagaggaaaagaaatgtCAGAATTCTCAA GTGGAAGATTTTGGGGAAGAGGTTCAGGCGCCTGATGAGCCGGAACGCCCTCTGAAAAGGTTGCGCTTAAGAGGCCAAGAAACCCAGGTGGATGGGATGGCTTTAAAAAAGCCCAAATTGGAAGAGGACGTGTTTCCTGAAACATGTCCCAAACAGCAGATGCAGTTAAGTGGGTCTAAGAGATCTGAAACTGATCCAAGTTCTTCTCGTCGTGTAGACAAAGGGAAGGAACCTGTATCACCACATGTGGTTGCAAGAGTGAAAAAATCCAGCTTAGAGAGACCATCTGCTGCTGTGCGTATTAAGGAACCAGGGGCTGAATCAGGTGCCAAAAATTCCAGAGTGAGGGCATCTGGGGCTCAAGCACTACTCAAGCCTAAAGATGAGCCATTTACAGATGATACATTTACAAATGAGATGCCTATTGCTGCGATTCATCCAG ATTCTTCAAGAAAAGAAGTTTATTCCATTGCAAATGATTCAGTTAGGAAGCCGGATGGCCAAGTTGCTCAAGCATCACTTCCTTCAGATGGAAGTAACAAAAGTGATGGTACGGAGACCTCATGTAAGAAGATTACAGGCAGTGAGCTGGCAACTGTCACGGAAGAAGTACATCCTAACTTAGAGATTGCATCGTCGCCCCTAGGAGAGGTAAAAATTTCTTTGAGCTGCGACTCCGCTTTTGGACGACCAGATTTCCATATGCCTAGTCGTGATGcagttataaaatatatggaGGAAAAATGTCTGCAGTCATATAAAATCATTGACCCCACGTTTTCTGTTATGAAACTGTTGAGTGACATGTGTGAGTGCTTCTTGGAATTGGGAACTGATTCTCCTGATGAACAACAGGAAGGGTCAATTAGTAGAATTCCACTTCTAGATGTAATGAAGAATTCAGATCCAATATATAATCCAGGGGATGTTGCCAATGAAGGAGATTTGAATCATCTACTCACTTCCGTGAATGAACCAGTCAGTCCTGTCTCTGATAGAGAATTTGCATCACAAGTTCCTAGTATCTTAGAGTCTTCAAGTGTTTCCAATGACCAGGCTATCCATGATGCCTCTCAAAGCAGCAAAGAAATGCCAAATGGTCATTCTGAAGATGTAGCCAGGAAGGAGCNGC GTCTTATTTTTACCCTCTTAGTTGTGCTTATACTTGCTgcctttgtttttgttaacGATAGGTGGAAGATTTTGGGGAAGAGGTTCAGGCGCCTGATGAGCCGNAATCTTGAGGCTGCAAATCCGCACAATTTGATGGTTATTTCACCGAGTCAACAGGCTACTGATGACTTAAGCTTCTCTCATGATGTGGATGATATAACcaagggagaagaaagggTTCAAATTCCTTGGgtgaatgaaattaataaagagCATCCACCATTCTTTCACTATATACCTCGCAGTCTAATTTTCCAAAGCGCTTTTGTAAATTTCTCTCTATCTCTGATTGGTAACGATAATTGTTGCGAGTCTTGCTTTGGAAATTGCCTTACATCTTCTGTCCCTTGTGCTTGTGCACGGGAAACTGGGGATAACTATGCATACACGCCAGAAGGTCTGGTTAAGGAAGATGTTTTGGAAGAGTGGATCTCTCTTGCTCGTGACTCTCAAGGAAACCACCAGTTCTATTGCAAGGAATGTCCTCTTGAAAGATCAAAGAATGATGATTGCTTAGAACCGTGCAAAGGGCACCTAGAGAGGAAGCTTATAAAAGAATGTTGGAGTAAATGTGGTTGCAGTAAGCATTGTGGCAATAGAGTGGTGCAGCGAGGAATAACTCGGAAGCTGCAG GTATTTTTTACTTCGGAAGGAAAAGGATGGGGCCTTCGTACCCTTGAAGACCTACCTAAAGGCTCGTTTGTTTGTGAATATGCCGGAGAAATATTAACCATCTCAGAAATGTATCATAGAAAGGTGCAAAACACCAAAAATGGGAAGCATACTGACCCTGTATTATTAGATGCCTTTTGGAATAAAGAAGAGCCTTTCAAGGAGGAAAAAGCTCTCTGCTTGGATGCCACAAACTTTGGAAATGTTGCCAGATTTATCAACCACAG atgcTTTGATGCAAACTTGGTTGATGCTGCAGTTGAGATAGAGACTCCGGACCATCATAATTATCAT CTTGCCTTGTTCACTACAAGAAAAATAGATGCCATGGAAGAGCTAACTTGG